DNA from Candidatus Binatia bacterium:
CGAGGTCTGTCAACGCGCGCCGTCCTTCCGGCTGTCGATCGAGCTTTTTCTGAAAACGAACCCTCTCAGCGCGATACCAGTCCTTCTCGTGGCTCAAGACGGAACCGAAGCCAAGGGCACCCAGCGCCTCCGCCGAGGCGACGCTTGGAAGACCCACCGCGAGGTGGTGCACCTGATCGTTCAGCGGAGAAGCGAACGAGTTGTAGCACGCCGAGGACGGCCGCGGGTCATAGCTCTGCAGTAGGAGGTAGCGCGCCATGGCCAACCGGCCCACCCCATTGGACACCTTGGCCATCGGCACGTGCAGCGCCGCCCCGTGCCCGACCCGTCGCAGGAGAGCCACATCGTCGGCACTCACGTCGACGTCCCAGCCGATGAGGGCGAGAGGACGGCCGAAGCTCCACGTGCCCACCGGAGCCACGAACCGCTCTGCGACCACGGCAAGCGACACGGCCGCGACGGCCACGACCACCACCGCCCGGGGCCGTCGCTCCAGGACCGCCACCACGCCGTACCCCGCCAGGAAAGCAATCGGCACCCAGATGCCGACGGCCACCGCGAAGAGGCCCCGGACGGCGCCGAGACCCGGGACGACATCGCGCAGGAGCGGGAACAACCCGGGGAACCGCACGGAGGTGCCTGGGATCTCAAAGCCATTGGACGACGCCCACACCACGACCAAACCGGCCGTGAGATACGCGACACGGGGATCCTCGCCGTCGGTGCGTCGCGGGCCGCGCAAGCGGTCCGCCAAGGCGACGCCGACGAGCCCCAGACTGATCAGCCCGGGGAAGTACACATGGCCCGGCAAGTAGTCCGACAACGCCATGAGGATCGTCTCTCTCCCGGAGAGGACACCCCACATCTCGGCCGTCTCGAGATACGGCGAGAGAAAGAACCACGCAAAGCTCACCGAGACGACGGCGGCACCGATCAGCGGAGCGACCACGCCACGCAGTCGATGACGGTAGGCGACCAGGCCGAACGAACCGTAGACGCCCACGACGAGCGCCGTTGCGAGGAGCACGTAGATCGTCTCTAGCGACTGAAGTGTGAGGAAGAATGCGACACCGAGCGCGTTCCCCCACCCGCCGCGCGCGAACAGGCGATGCAGGAACAGAAGTGCCAGCGGAACGAAGTAGTCCGCGTACAGATACGGGTGCCCACCGTCGATAATCCGCGGCGGCACGAGCAAGAAGATCAGGCCGGCGAGAAACGCCGCTGGAGCACTCCGCGTGAAGTGGTACGACAGCGCGTACATCGCAAGCCCCGGCAGCCAGAACGTGAGCACCACAAGCAGGTTGTACGTGAGCACCGGATCTCCGGTGACAAGCCACGGGACCGCCGCGAGCACGCCTTCGCCGAACATGTGTTCACCGAGCGTGTACGACCTCGGCAGGGGGTAGCACTGCCCGTCTCCGAAGAAATTCCACGGCTCGCCCGTCAGAACGGCCGCGTTTCGAACGATCACGGAAACGACCATCTGCTGGTCCAGTCGTCCGAGGCCCCGTACGGCCGAATCGATACTCCCGTTTGCGGGGAGGAGCCGTGTCGGGTCCGCGAGCGGAGCCGCCAGGACCCAGAGGGCGACGCCGAGGTACGCGAGCGCCGCCAGCGCGAACGAGCGTCGCGCGAGAGCGCGGGAGGGGGATGGCGTCATGGGCTCGGACATGAGTTGGACGCGATCCCCTCCCCCGTTCTGCAGATCATTTCAAGGCGTTCGCGATCGCCTTCATCTCATCGCCGATTCCGGTCGGAATGGTGTAGCCTTCGGGGTCGCGGATCTTCCCGATCTGGTCGCGAACCGCCTCGGCACTCACAACCTCACCCTTGCCCGCAATCCAGCCCTGCGCGAGCCCGATGAACATCCGTGCGAACCGGCCGCCGCCGACCGAGTAGACTTCATGAGTGTACTCGCACCCTTCCGAGCAGAGGTACGTCACCAACGGCGTGACCGTCTCAGGATCCAGATAATCCGCGAGGGGACCGAGGAGCTCCTCGGTCATGCGCGTACGCGCCGTCGGCGCGATTGCGTTGCACTTCACGTCGTACTTGGCGCCTTCGACGGCCAAGACGTGCATCAAACCGACGAGGCCCATCTTCGCCGCACCGTAGTTGCTCTGGCCGAAATTGCCGAGAAGGCCGGCCGCCGACGACGTGAAGACGAACCGACCGTAGCGCTGGTCCTTCATCAACCGGAAGGCCGGCTGCGAGACGTAGAACGCGCCCTTCAGATGGACGTCGATGACGAGCTCCAGCTCCTGCGGAGAGAGCTTCACGAACGATCGGTCGCGCAGGATCCCGGCGTTGTTCACGACGACGTCGACCTTGCCGAACGCCTCGACCGCGGTCTTGATGATCGACTCGCCACCTTCGGGCGTCGCGACCGAGTCGTAGTTCGCAGCGGCCTCACCGCCTGCGGCCTTGATCTCGTCGACGACCTGGTCGGCCATGTTACTACCCTTGCCGGTGCCGTCTGCCTTGCCGCCGAGATCGTTCACGACGACCTTGGCACCACGCTTGGCAAACTCCAGAGCGTACGTCTTGCCGAGCCCACCACCGGCGCCCGTGATGACCGCAACGCGACCGTCGAAGCGAATGTCTCCCATGCCAAAGTCCTTTCGTGTTCCGTGGCGGCGTCGCCGCCGAGATGGCGTGTATCACCACCCGGAGGGGCGGCTCGGCTAGGACATAGCTTCCCGGCGAGAACCCTTCAAAGCTCGGGGTGTCAGCCCGCCTTCCCCGCCTTCTCGAGCCGCGCCCAGCTGTCCCGGAGCGAGACCGCGCGATTGAACACGGGCCGATCCGCCGACGAGTCGACCTCATCGACGGCGAAGTAGCCCAGACGCTCGAACTGCCAGAGGCTGCCCGGCTCTGCCGTGCCCAGAGCCGGCTCAACCTGGCAATCTGCCAGAACTTCGAGCGAATCAGGGTTCAAATTGCTCTTCCACTCGGGGCCGTCGGGGCTCTCCTTCGAGAACAGCCGATCGTACAAGCGCACCGTCGCCTGCACGGCGTGCTTGGCGGACACCCAGTGGATGGTCCCTTTCACCTTCCGGCCGTCGGGAGCGTTCCCGCCGCGGGTCTCGGGGTCGTACGTGCAGTGCAGCTCGACGACCTCGCCCGCATCGTCCTTCACGACATCGACGCACGTGATCAGGTAGCCCCACCGCAGGCGCACCTCTCGACCGGGCGCGAGCCGGAAGTACTTCTTCGGCGCCTCCTCCCGAAAATCGTCGCGCTCGATGTACAGCTCGCGCGAGAAGGGGAGCTTTCGCTTCCCCATCGATTCGTCCTCGGGATTATTGACGGCCTCGAGCTCTTCCTCCTGCCCTTCGGGGTAGTTCACGAGAACCACCTTCAAGGGATGAAGAACCCCAAGAGCGCGGGGCGCGCGGCGGTTCAGGTCCTCGCGGAGCGAATGCTCGAGCATCGCGATGTCGACAAGACTGTTCTTCTTCGCGACACCCAGGCGTTCGCAGAAGTCACGTATCGCCTCGGGCGTGTATCCACGGCGACGCAGACCCGCGAGCGTCGGCATGCGCGGATCATCCCATCCCTCGACACGCCCCTCTTCCACCAACTCGCGAAGCTTCCGCTTCGAGTCGATCATGTACGTGAGCTTGAGGCGTGCGAACTCGATCTGTTGCGGATGACTCGGCACATCGAGGTTCTCTAGGAACCAGTCGTAGAGCGGCCGATGATCCTCGAACTCGAGGCTGCACAGGGAGTGCGTGATGCCTTCGATCGCATCCGAGAGCGGATGCGTGAAGTCGTACATCGGGTAGATCGACCAACGATCCCCGGCGCGGTGATGAACGATCTTGCGGATCCGGTAGAGAGCGGGATCCCGCATGTTGAGGTTGGGCGACGTCATGTCGATCTTCGCCCGAAGAACGTGCGCTCCTTCCTCGAACTCGCCTGCTTCCATACGAGCGAACAGGTCGAGATTCTCCTCGACGGAACGGTCCCGATGCGGGCTATTCTTTCCCGGTTCCTTGAAGTTCCCGCGGTACTCTCGGATCTCGTCGGCTGAGAGGCTGTCGACGTAAGCCTTCCCGGCGCGGATCAACTCGACGGCCCAGTCACGCAGGCGACCGAAGTAATCGGACGCGTAGAAGAGATTGTCGCCCCAATCAGCTCCGAGCCATTGAACGTCGCGGATGATGCTTTCGACGTAGCGAGTCTCCTCCTTCTCTGGGTTCGTGTCGTCGAAGCGGAGGTGGAACGTGCCGCCGTGCTCCGTCGCGATCCCGTAGTTGATACAAATCGCCTTCGCGTGACCGATGTGGAGGTAGCCGTTGGGCTCGGGCGGGAATCGGGTCACGACCTTGCCGCCGTGCTTCCCGGCGCGCACGTCGTCGCTGACGATCGCGCGTACGAAATTCACGGGAGCCTCAGTCGGAGCATCGTCTTTGGGCGAAGCAGCCATCGGCAGTAGGATAGGAGGAACCACCCCACATGGCCAGACGGCGCCGGGTCCGGATTGCGAAGATCGTGCAGGGAACGGTAAGCCGTAGCCCATGGAACCCGCGCTGCTGGTCGAAAGAGAGGGGCACATCGTCACGCTGACGCTGAATCGTCCCGCCCGGAAGAACGCCTTCAATCCAGAGGTCCTCTGCCGCCTCTGCGACGCCTTCGACATGATCGACGAGGATGACGACATCCGGGTCGCGATCCTGACGGGCGCCGAGGGTAACTTCTCCGCCGGCGCCGATCTCGACCAGCTCGTGACCAAGATGATGAAGGGCCTCCCGCCCGAGGACGAGTGGGACGAACGCGTCCGCGCCGACTACGGGATCCTCTACAAAGGCTTCCTGAAGGACCGGTACGTGACCAAACCTCTGATAGCCGCGATCGAGGGCGCCTGCTACGCCGGCGGCACCGAGATCCTGCAGGGAATCGACATCCGGGTCGCGGGCGAGAGCGCCAAGATCGCGATCTCCGAGGTGAAGCGCGGCCTCTTCCCGATGGCGGGCTCCACGGTCCGTCTCCGTCGGCAGATCGCGTTCACCCACGCGATGGAGATCCTCCTGGTCGGCGACCCGCTCACAGCCGCCGAGGCTGCGCGGATCGGTCTCATCGGGCAGGTGGTGCCGGACGGCCAGGCCCTTGCCAAGGCGAAGGAAATCGCCGGCAAAATCGCAGCCAACGGACCCCTCGCGGTGAAGAACATCAAGCTGTCGGTGATCGAGAGTGAGTTCCTCTCCGAGGCGGAGGCCTACAAGCGCGAGCAAGAGCTCGGCATGGAAGTCATGTCGAGCGCAGACGCGCGCGAAGGCCCCAAGGCGTTCCTCGAAAAGCGTCCGCCGAACTACAAGGGCCGCTGAGCCCGGCGCCCTACTCCGCGACCGCCGGTGCGGCCGTGGGCTGAGGTGCCCCCGTATTGCTGCCCTCGGTGACGGCGACCTTCGTCACCGGAATCCATACGTCGAGGATCGCGCGGAGCTGGCCGTCGGCTCGAAGCGTCTTCAGCGCACCGTTCAGCTCGCCCGCCAGCTTCTCGTCGCCTGCCCGAACGGCCCACGCGAGATACTCCTTGGTGAGCGGACGGTAGATGCCCGCAAGCGCATCGTCACGCGTGTTCGGGCGGCCCGTGAGCCGCCACACCGTGGGCGCGTCGTGGACGAAGTAGTCGATGTCGCCGGCCTTGAGAGCGGCCGTACCCGCCTCCACGGTGTCGTATCCCACGACCGTCGCGTCCGGGACGTTCTTCTTCGCCCAGCCTTCTCCGGTTGTGCCCTTCTTGACGCCCACGCGGGACTCTTTGGCACCAATCTCGTCGGGGTCGACGGAGCGACCGAGATCGTCCGCGCGGATCAGAGCCATCTGCCCGACGCGGAGGTAGGGGTCGGTGAAGAGCACCTTCTTGGAACGCTCTTCGGTGATCGACAGCCCGGACATGACGACCTCGACCTTCCCGGCCTCGAGAGCCGGCACCAGGTCGGGGAACTTCATGGGCACGAACACGATCTTTGAATCGAGGATCTTCCCGACGGCGAGGGCGAGGTCCGCCTCGGCCCCGGTCGGCTTGCCGTCCTTCGAGAAGGCCAGCGGGGCATAGCTCTCGGAGATTCCGACCCGCAGCTCTTTGGCCCCCGCGGTGTCGCCACCCAGCGCAACGGCTGGGACCGCGAGCAAAGTCGCGAGCCATTTTCGGACCGATTGCACCCGGCGCGGGCGCCCCTCCAAGACCGTTTTACCCTGCATTCGTCTGCCTCCTCTCGCCTCCGCTCACCACCGCAGGCGAGAGGAAGCCTACTTCCTCACGAGGCGCCCGGCAACGCCGGCGGTCACACGAACCGGCGGCGCCCTCGCCCGTGGCACACGACGCCCGCCATCGCGAGCGGCCTGTTGTTGAGGCCGGAGCGACACTTGCTATCCAAACGGCAGCGCCACAGGAGCCCACGTGAACCTCAAGTATAGCAAAGATTATCAACGCTTCCGCGAGGAAGTGCGGCAGTTCATCAAGGACCACTGGACCGAGGAAGACGTCGCGGCGAACCCGCAACTGAGCGAGATGGCTCAGGGCCTCGGGTCGTCACCGCGAACCGACGAACGGGCAACGGCCTTCCGTCGCGCAGCGGCGGAGCGCGGCTACATGTACCGCCACGTGCCTCGGGCCTATGGCGGCGGCGAGCAGGCTCCGGATCCGCTGAAGGCCACGATCCTCGTCGAGGAACTCAAGGCCGCCAAGGCACCGGTCGAGCTGATGAGCCAGGGCCCGGCCATGCTGGTCCCCACCCTGCTAGCGCACGGCACTGAGGAACAAAAGAAGCAGTACGTCGAAAGCACGCTTCTCGGGCACGTCCGCTGGTGTCAGGGCTACAGCGAACCCGGCGCCGGCAGTGACCTGGCGTCGCTCCGAACGAGCGGCGTCCTCGAGGGCGACCACTGGGTCGTGAACGGCCAGAAGATCTGGACCTCGAACGCACGCGAGGCGGACATGATGTTCGCTCTCATCCGCACCGAGCCGGACGAACCGAAGCACGACGGCATCAGCTACCTGCTGATCGACATGAAGACGCAGGGCATCGACGTCCGTCCGCTGCGGCAGATGGATGGCGACGCGCACTTCAACGAGGTGTTCCTCGACAACGTGAGGGTCCCGCGCGACAGCGTAGTGGGCGAGCGGGGCCAGGGCTGGTACGTCAGCCGCTCCACGCTCAAGGCCGAGCGTGCGTTGATCGGAAACGCTTCCATGGCGCGACGCACGTTCGATGGCGCCGTTGCCCTCGCACAGATGACCCAGGTCCGCGGCCGTCCCGCGATCGAAGACCCCGTCATCCGGGATCGTCTGACCGACCTCGAATCCCGCGTGCTCGCCGCCGAGTACAACGGCTTCCGGCTGCTCACCGAGAGTGCCAAGGGCCACGACGGCGGCCTTGCGGGGCTCGTCACGAAGCTCCACACGTCGACGCTCGCGCACGACGTATCCAAGCTCGCGATGAACATCTCCAGCGACGCTGCGATGCTCGCCCCAGGCGAAGAGCACGCGCCGTTCGCGGGCATGCTCGTGCAGTCGTACATCATGTACTACGCCCTCGCGATCGGCGGCGGCGCCCCCAACATTCAGCGCAACGTCATCGGCGAGCGGGGACTCGGTCTCCCGCGCGACCCTCGGCGCTAGGAGCCGATCATGGACTTCGGTCTCAGCGAGGAGCAGACCCTCCTACAGGACACGGTCAAGAGGTTTGCCCAGGCGGAATGTCCGTCGACACGCGTTCGCCAGGTGATGGAAAGCGACGACGGACACGACCCCGCGTTGTGGCAAGGCCTCGCCGAACTCGGTGTGGCCGGGATGACCGTCCCCACCGAGCATGGTGGCGCCGGACTCGAACTGCTGGACCTCGCGCTGATCGCCGACGTTCTCGGCTGGGCCGCGACACCCGGCCCGTTTCTCGGCAACGCGATGGCGACGACAGCACTCTGCGCCAGCGATTCGGACGCACAGAACCAGTGGCTGCCCGGCGTGGCCACCGGCGAGACCCTTCTAACCGTCGCCTTCGGCGAAGGCATCGGCGAATGGGACGCCGGCGCCGTCGAGACGAAAGCCACGGGCGGCAAGCTCTCCGGCGTGAAGTCGCTCGTCCCCTACGCAGGTGTGTCGGACGCACTGATCGTCTCCGCCATGGACGGCGACGGCCCGGGCCTGTGGGCCGTCGAGCGCGGGGCCAGCGGGATGCAGATCTCGGCGCTCACCGGCAACGACCAGACTCGTCGCGTTTCCCGGGTGCACTTCGACGGGACGCCCGCGACGAAGATCGCAGCGGGCCGGACGGCAGCCGACCGCGCGCGCGACGTGGGGCTCGTCCTCCTCGCCGCCGACGCTTCGGGTGGGGCGCACCGGTGCCTCGAGATGACCACCGACTATGCGCTCACCCGCGAGCAGTTCGGTCAGATCATCGGTGCCTTCCAGGGCGTGAAGCACCAGCTCGCGAACCTCGCCTGCGACCTCGAGCCCGCCGTGTCCCTGTGGTGGTACGCCGCCCACGCCTTCGATCACATCAACGACAAGTCCGAACGACACGCGGCGCTCTCCAAGGCGCACCTCACCGATCTTTACGATACGACGGTCCGGTATGCGATCGAGCTCCACGGCGGAATCGGCTTCACCTGGGAGTACGACCTCCACCTCTGGTTCCGCCGGGCGATGTTCGACCGTGCGTTTCTCGGCGAGTCGAGCTACCACCGCAGGCGTGCAGCCGACCTCGCCGGCTGGTGAGTGCCATGATCGAACGGCACCACTACTTCCGCCTGAAGGAACCCCACGGGACCCCCGAGGGACGAGCCGATATCGCAGAGCGTACGATGACCGCGCTTGCACCGCTCCCGGGTGTTCTCGGAGTGACGGTTGCGACGCCGGCCGACGACCACGCCGCAGCCGGCTGGGATCTCACCGTCACCGTGCGTTTCTCGAGCCTCGAAGACGTCGAGACTTATCGTGCAGACCCGGACCATCGACGCTTCGTCGACGAAGTGCTGGGTCCGCGGATCGCTGTGAAGAAGATCTGGAACTTCACGGTCGTGGACGAGTCGCGAACCAACTAGACCGGCGCCGCCGCGGGGAGACCACGGCGTGACCGAGCTGGCCGCGGCCGCCGTGGCGCTGACGGTTCTCTACTGGCTTCCCGGAGCCGGCCTGATCGAACTGCTGTGGCCGGCCCTCCGGTCCGACCCGCGCCACGACCGCCTGTCGCGGCTCGCAGTTTCAGCCGCCGTCAGCATGGCGATCCGCCCGGTGCTCGTCCTTTGGTGCCGGGTCGTCGACGTTCCGGCCGGCACCTGGCTCGCTTGGACGCCCGCCGTGCTCGCCGCCTGCGTTCTCGCCGGTGGTGCCTGGCGTCGGCGCCGGGTTCCCGAGCCCCACGCGCGCGAGGGTGCCGGCTTCGGCTGGGTCGACGCCGTCCTCGCCCTCGTGGTCGGCCTCACGATCGCGTCGCGATGGATCGCGATCGACGGCCTACTCGTTCCGGCGTGGGGCGACTCGGTCCAACACAGTTTCATCACCCAGCTGTTCCTGGACAACGAGGGACTCTTCGACAGCTGGGCCCCGTACGCGCCCATGGAGAGCCTCACTTACCACTTCGGCTTCCACGCAATGGCCGCGGCTTGGGCGACGATCACGGGAGCGAGCGCCACCGACGCCGTCCTATACGTCGGCCAGGTCACGGGCGTAGTCGCCGTTCTGGCCCTCTACACCGTCACTCTGCAGCTCACCGGCGGCCGGCGCGCAGCGGCAACCGGCGCCCTGCTCTTCGCGGCGCTCCTCTCGCCGACGCCCGCGTTCTACGTGAGCTGGGGCCGTTACACGCAGCTTGCCGGCCAAGCTCTGCTGCCGCTCCTGGTGTGTCTGCTCGACGTCGTGTGGTTCAATCGCAGGACGAGGTCGCGCGGCGTCGTCGTCGTATTCGGCCTCGTGCTCGCGGGATTGTGCTTGACTCACTACCGCGTGGCGCTGCTCGGCGGGACCGCGATCGTCACCTGGTCGGCCGCAGCCGCGTGGCGGTGGCGCACCGACCCCGCAGAGTGGCTCTCCCGCGCCGCCGGGATACTCCTCGCCGGACTGGGTGCGCTCGGACTCATTGCGCCCTGGCTCGCGGAGCTGACCGAGAGCCTGCTCCTCGCCGTCCATGGCACCATCGGCGCCATCGATCCGGGCGTCTTCTCGTTCACCGACGCGCTGCGCGCGTGGTCGGCGATCCCGGCGCAGGCCCCCCTGCTCACCCTGATCGCGATTCTCGTGGCAGCGGTCGCAGGAGCCGTGGTCCGTGACCGGCCCGTCCTGCTCGTGCTGGCCTGGAGCGGACTCGCCGTGCTCGCGACGAACCCCTTCCTTCTCGGCCTGCCCGGCATGGGCTTTGTCACCAACTTCGCCGTGGGCATCGCCGCGTACATCCCTGAGGCTATTCTGTTCGGCTGGGCGACCGCGAAGTGCGTTCCCTGGTTCGAGGCACGATCTGGTGGCCGCGCCGTTCTGGGCAGTGGCCTCGCACTCGCAGCGATCATCGGATTCACGGCGCGCGCGACCCCGGTCGACGACGAGTTCCAGCTCCTCTCCGCGTCCGACCTGCGGGCCTTCGAGTGGATCCGAGCCAACACTCCGCAAGACGCTCGGTTCCAAGTGAACGTCGCCCTCGCGTACGGTGGCCAGACGGCGGTGGGCACCGACGCGGGTTGGTGGCTCCCCCTCTTCACCGGTAGAACCGCAACGCTGCCGCCGCTGCTCTACACGATCGAGCGGATGAACGAGCGGCACCGGCACGACGTCTGGGCGCTTCCCACGTGGATCAAGCGCTCCGCCCACACGCCTCGGATCTACCACCAGAACTACTGCTTCGAGCGCGTCAGTCATCTCTATCTCGGCGAGAAGCGCGGCTCGATCGGGGGCGACGGTACGCCTCTCCTCCCCGAGGACTGGGTGCGCCGAGATCCCAAGATGACGCTCCTGTTCGAAGACGGTCGCGCCCAAGTGTGGCAATTCGACGGCTCCGAGTGTGGGAACTGGCCCAAAAATGTGCGACGGACCGTGGTGAGATGAGGTCCCTTCGAACCTGGTCGGCATGCCTCGCGTTGCTTCTGCCGCTGCTGATGGCGGTCGCTCCGGCGTACCCGCAAGACGCCGCCACGGGCGAGTTGCCAACGGCGGACGCCTCCGGCACCGATGCCTCCGCCGAAAAATCGGCCGAGGCGGAGCCCGAGGAAGCTGCCCCCCCTCGACCCGAAGCATCCCAACTCGCGCAACGCCTGGAAGAGACGTCTTCGAAGCTGCGAAAGCTCCACTCGGTCCTCGGAGAGGACAAGACTGCAGACGAGGTCCAAAAGACGTTCCCGCCGCTGCGCAAGCGGCTGGAGGAGTTGGACGAACGGCAAGACGATCTCCTGGAGCCGGCGACCGGCCGCAAGGCGCTGAACGATCTCGAGAACGAGTGGAAGGATGCCGCTGCCCAGCTGGCGGGCTGGACGAACGCTCTCACGGTATCTGCGGCCAAGCTCGACGACATCCGGACTCAACTCCGGAAGCTCTCCCAGGAATGGATGCTCGTGAGAGAGCGCTCCCAGGAAGCAGAGCTTCCCTCGGCAGTCATCCAGCGCGTCGAGACCACGCTCGTCGAGCTTTCCGCAACCGAAAACGAGGTCCGGACGCGCCGTGCCCGCGTCCTCGAACTACAAAACTCCTTGTCCGAAGAATTGGTAGACGTCGGCTCCGTACTCGACCTCGTCGACCAGGCGCGAAAGAAGGAGCAAGAGCAGCTCCTGGAATCCGAGCGTCCTCCGCTGTGGAAGATCCTCGCGAACTTCTCCCTGAACACGCCGGTGTGGCGCCAGATCGCAGAGTCGTGGATCGGGGACGCCAGAGCGGTCAAGACGTACGCAACCGATCACCCGGAGCCGTTCGGCTGGCAGTTCCTACTTTTGCTGACCCTCGCTGGCCTCGTGGGCTCGCTCGACCGGCAGAGCCGCCGGACGAGTTTCCAGGACCCCGAACTCGCCGCAGCCGCGCGCGTCCTGCGCCGCCCGTTCTCGGCCGCCGTCCTGATCACGTTGCTCGCGACGCCATGGATCCATCCCGTCGCCCCCAGCGGGCTGCAGCAGTTCTCCGGGCTCGCTCTCATCCCAGCCGTCCTTCGCCTGCTTCCCAAGGAGTTCCGCGAACGACGCGACGGCAGCCTTGCGTCCGCAGTGCTGCTGTATCTCCTCAGCGCATTCTCGGGCCAGATCGACCCAGCCTCCGACGTCAACCGGATCTTCATCCTGGTCGAGAGCTGCGCCGGCCTGTTCATCCTGCTCAACTTCTTCAAGCCGGATCCCAAAGCGCAGGCGAGTTCGATCTGGAGTCTCCTGCTCAGGATCGGGCGACGACTCATCATCGCCGGCCTGACGGTCGCGGTGTTCGCGAACATCATCGGCAACGCCTCGTTGGCCGACTTGTTCACCTCGAGCTTCCTCAACGCCGGCTTCGTCGCCGTAATGCTCTATGCGGTGTCACGCGTCCTCGACGGCGTGATGATCATGCTGCCGCGGACCGGAGCTCTCGGCTCGATCGACATCGTTCACCGAAACGCCCAGATGTTCGCCCGCCGCGGCATCGGCCTCGTCCGCGTGATCACGTGGTGCGTGTGGTTCGGGTTCACCCTACGGTTCTTCCAGATCCGCGACGAGTTCGCAGCCGGCTTCCAGGAAACCATGACAGCGAGTTGGCAGCTCGGGTCGCTCGAGATCTCCGCCGGCAACATCATCGTATTCATCGTGGCGATCATGATCACGATCGCATCCGCTCGCTCCCTTCAGTTCATCTTGCGCCACGACGTCCTGCCTAAACTCAACCTGCCCCGCGGCGTCCCCGGCGCGATTGCCTCAGCGACGCAGTACGTGACTCTCTCCCTCGGCTTCGTGATCTCCCTGGCCGTCGCCGGAGTCGACCTTGGGAGCCTCGCTCTCGTCGCCGGCGGTTTGGGCGTCGGTATCGGCTTCGGCCTCCAGAACGTCGTGAACAATTTCGTGTCCGGGCTGATTCTCCTGTTCGAACGCCCCGTCCGTGACGGCGACTTCGTCGAAGCCGGGACGACATTCGGCGAGGTGAAACGGATCGGCTTCCGCTCGAGCACGATCCGCACCTGGCAGGGATCTGAGGTCATCGTCCCCAACGCCGACCTGATCTCGCAAACGGTCACCAACTGGACGTTGACCGACAACCACCGGTGCATGGAACTGCCGGTCCGTGCCGCGTACGGCAACGAAGCAGAAAAGATCATGAAGCTCCTGATCGAGACGGCCGCCATCCACGAGAACACGTTCGAAGACCCTGGCCCCAAGGTCTACTTCATGGCCTTCGGCGAGAATGCGCTCGAGTTCTCCCTGCGCTTCTGGGTCAACTTCGAGGTCGGGTTCGGCACGCGGAGTGAGGTCGCCGTGCTCGTCGATAACGCACTGCGAGAGGCC
Protein-coding regions in this window:
- a CDS encoding mechanosensitive ion channel produces the protein MRSLRTWSACLALLLPLLMAVAPAYPQDAATGELPTADASGTDASAEKSAEAEPEEAAPPRPEASQLAQRLEETSSKLRKLHSVLGEDKTADEVQKTFPPLRKRLEELDERQDDLLEPATGRKALNDLENEWKDAAAQLAGWTNALTVSAAKLDDIRTQLRKLSQEWMLVRERSQEAELPSAVIQRVETTLVELSATENEVRTRRARVLELQNSLSEELVDVGSVLDLVDQARKKEQEQLLESERPPLWKILANFSLNTPVWRQIAESWIGDARAVKTYATDHPEPFGWQFLLLLTLAGLVGSLDRQSRRTSFQDPELAAAARVLRRPFSAAVLITLLATPWIHPVAPSGLQQFSGLALIPAVLRLLPKEFRERRDGSLASAVLLYLLSAFSGQIDPASDVNRIFILVESCAGLFILLNFFKPDPKAQASSIWSLLLRIGRRLIIAGLTVAVFANIIGNASLADLFTSSFLNAGFVAVMLYAVSRVLDGVMIMLPRTGALGSIDIVHRNAQMFARRGIGLVRVITWCVWFGFTLRFFQIRDEFAAGFQETMTASWQLGSLEISAGNIIVFIVAIMITIASARSLQFILRHDVLPKLNLPRGVPGAIASATQYVTLSLGFVISLAVAGVDLGSLALVAGGLGVGIGFGLQNVVNNFVSGLILLFERPVRDGDFVEAGTTFGEVKRIGFRSSTIRTWQGSEVIVPNADLISQTVTNWTLTDNHRCMELPVRAAYGNEAEKIMKLLIETAAIHENTFEDPGPKVYFMAFGENALEFSLRFWVNFEVGFGTRSEVAVLVDNALREAGFAAPVPHRVIHLETQSS
- a CDS encoding Dabb family protein, which gives rise to MIERHHYFRLKEPHGTPEGRADIAERTMTALAPLPGVLGVTVATPADDHAAAGWDLTVTVRFSSLEDVETYRADPDHRRFVDEVLGPRIAVKKIWNFTVVDESRTN